In Nostoc sp. CENA543, a single genomic region encodes these proteins:
- a CDS encoding pentapeptide repeat-containing protein, protein MDAENIQRLYTAGERYFPAANLIRAKLIGAYLPGINLWGADLSGANLARAKLWGADLSRANLANANLTRANLCGVKLNEANLRGAKLNLTKLYGADLTGAYYDDSTRFSKGFDPVSRKMHKFE, encoded by the coding sequence ATGGATGCGGAGAATATTCAAAGGCTTTATACAGCAGGGGAGAGATATTTTCCTGCCGCCAACTTAATTCGAGCTAAGTTGATAGGAGCTTATTTACCAGGGATAAATTTATGGGGAGCAGACTTGAGTGGTGCTAACTTAGCGAGAGCTAAACTTTGGGGAGCAGACTTAAGTCGAGCCAATTTAGCAAATGCTAATTTGACTAGAGCGAATTTATGCGGTGTTAAATTGAATGAAGCAAATCTGCGCGGTGCTAAACTGAATCTCACTAAGTTGTATGGAGCAGATTTAACAGGTGCTTATTACGATGACAGCACCCGCTTTTCTAAGGGTTTTGATCCTGTCAGTAGAAAGATGCACAAGTTTGAATGA
- a CDS encoding zinc-dependent alcohol dehydrogenase family protein: MRAMILESPRQPLRLVDVPIPSLNAGQLLIRVHACAVCRTDLHIVDGELTHPKLPLILGHQIVGTVEGIAGDVHNFQIGQRVGVPWLGYTCNSCPYCLSRRENLCDRAQFTGYNLDGGYAEYTVADHRFSFPLDPSYSDLQVAPLLCGGLVGYRAYRMTGEAQKLGFYGFGSSAHILIQLARHQNRQVFAFTRSGDIAGQEFALQLGAVWAGDSDVLPPEPLDAAIIFAPVGKLVPAALRAVAKGGVVVCAGIHMSDIPSFPYSILWEERVLRSVANLTRQDGEEFLALAPQVPIHTEVNAFPLIQANEALDALRSGEIEGSAVLVVE, translated from the coding sequence ATGCGTGCCATGATTTTGGAGTCACCGCGTCAACCACTGCGATTAGTTGACGTACCAATACCTAGTTTGAATGCTGGACAGTTGCTGATTCGGGTTCATGCTTGCGCTGTGTGTCGTACTGATTTGCATATAGTTGATGGGGAGTTGACACACCCTAAATTACCTTTGATTTTGGGACATCAAATTGTTGGTACTGTAGAGGGGATTGCAGGTGATGTTCATAACTTCCAAATTGGGCAACGTGTGGGTGTGCCTTGGCTGGGATATACTTGCAATTCTTGCCCTTATTGTCTTTCTCGTCGGGAAAATTTGTGCGATCGCGCTCAATTTACAGGTTATAATCTAGACGGTGGCTATGCGGAATATACTGTAGCTGACCATCGTTTTTCCTTCCCTCTAGATCCCAGTTATTCCGACTTGCAAGTTGCGCCTTTGCTGTGTGGCGGTTTGGTTGGCTACCGTGCTTATAGAATGACTGGGGAGGCGCAAAAGTTGGGTTTTTACGGTTTTGGTTCATCGGCGCATATCCTCATTCAACTCGCCCGTCATCAAAATCGCCAAGTATTTGCGTTTACTCGCTCTGGTGATATTGCAGGACAAGAATTTGCCCTTCAATTAGGTGCAGTCTGGGCGGGAGACTCTGATGTATTACCGCCAGAACCGCTTGATGCAGCCATTATTTTCGCACCAGTCGGGAAGCTTGTACCTGCGGCTTTACGGGCTGTGGCTAAAGGTGGTGTGGTGGTTTGTGCCGGAATTCATATGAGCGATATTCCCTCTTTCCCTTACAGTATTCTCTGGGAAGAAAGGGTGTTAAGGTCTGTAGCTAATTTGACGCGTCAAGATGGGGAAGAGTTTCTAGCTTTAGCACCGCAAGTTCCCATACATACTGAAGTTAACGCCTTTCCCTTAATTCAAGCAAATGAAGCCTTAGATGCTCTGCGTAGCGGTGAAATTGAGGGTTCAGCTGTGTTAGTTGTAGAGTAG
- a CDS encoding dienelactone hydrolase family protein produces MKLLLSVLLTPVAVLLASGQALAALQTKTIEYKDGNTVLEGYLAYDDAIKGKRPGVLVVHEWDGLQSYAKRRTEQLAKMGYVAFAADIYGKGIRPKTTEESGKQATIYRQNRPLLRSRANAGLKALQSNPLTDVKRIAAIGYCFGGGTVLELARSGANIAGVVSFHGNLDTPNPGDAKNIKAKVLVLHGADDPFIPETQLKAFETEMRQGNVDWQLISYGRTVHSFTNPDAKGEIKGAEYNPIADQRSWQAMQQFFAEIFRK; encoded by the coding sequence ATGAAATTACTCCTCTCTGTTTTACTGACACCTGTAGCTGTACTTTTAGCTTCTGGTCAGGCTTTAGCCGCACTGCAAACTAAAACTATCGAATATAAAGACGGGAATACAGTTTTAGAAGGCTATCTAGCCTATGACGATGCCATTAAAGGTAAACGTCCTGGTGTGTTGGTGGTGCATGAATGGGATGGCCTACAATCCTACGCTAAAAGACGCACAGAACAATTAGCAAAAATGGGTTATGTGGCTTTTGCTGCGGATATTTACGGTAAAGGTATTAGACCCAAAACAACGGAAGAATCAGGTAAACAGGCGACAATATACCGTCAAAATCGACCTTTATTAAGGTCAAGAGCCAACGCTGGGTTAAAAGCTTTACAATCAAATCCCCTGACCGATGTCAAACGTATTGCCGCCATTGGTTATTGTTTTGGTGGTGGAACTGTTTTAGAGTTAGCGCGTAGCGGTGCGAATATTGCCGGAGTGGTAAGTTTTCACGGCAACTTAGACACCCCCAACCCCGGCGATGCGAAGAATATCAAAGCGAAAGTCTTAGTATTACATGGTGCTGATGACCCGTTTATCCCAGAAACACAGCTAAAAGCTTTTGAAACGGAAATGCGTCAAGGCAATGTTGACTGGCAATTAATTTCCTATGGTCGGACAGTCCATAGTTTCACCAACCCAGATGCCAAAGGTGAAATTAAAGGTGCAGAATACAACCCCATAGCTGACCAACGTTCCTGGCAAGCAATGCAGCAATTTTTCGCTGAGATATTCCGTAAATAG